One window of Novipirellula aureliae genomic DNA carries:
- a CDS encoding acrylyl-CoA reductase family protein: MSDQMRCYFVDKDDQGNLIAGVTSKPISVLDDAAAAYCAAKSKPGETIPRVRIRVQLSSLNFKDAMAATGNPGIVRKFPHIPGIDSVGEVIASDDATFSVGDQVIVTGNDLGVGHFGGWAEFIDVPASWVLPLPNTLSPTEAMTLGTAGFTAAQSVMALLNHEVTPESGTILVTGATGGVASVSIEILRKLGFKIAAVTGKKDHHQSLIDRGVSEVLNRSDFIDDSKRPLLSGKYAGAIDTVGGSMLATVLKMISYRGCVAAMGVTGGAELNTTVHPFILRGITLAGIDSAMCPMPKRKIVWEKLSGDWKLDGLESLATLASLDQMPAWVERILAGGVSGRIVVEI, translated from the coding sequence ATGAGTGACCAAATGCGATGTTACTTCGTCGACAAGGACGACCAAGGCAATCTGATAGCGGGCGTGACATCAAAGCCGATTTCTGTTTTAGACGATGCGGCGGCAGCCTACTGCGCCGCGAAATCGAAGCCAGGCGAAACGATACCCCGCGTTCGCATCCGCGTGCAATTGTCTTCACTGAATTTCAAAGATGCGATGGCGGCGACAGGTAACCCAGGAATCGTCCGTAAGTTTCCTCACATCCCTGGGATCGACTCGGTCGGAGAGGTCATTGCGAGCGACGATGCAACGTTCTCGGTTGGCGATCAAGTTATCGTTACCGGCAATGACCTCGGCGTTGGCCACTTCGGCGGCTGGGCTGAGTTCATCGATGTCCCCGCGTCGTGGGTATTGCCATTGCCCAATACTCTCTCTCCTACCGAGGCGATGACGCTCGGAACCGCAGGCTTCACGGCTGCGCAGTCGGTCATGGCACTCTTGAACCATGAAGTCACGCCTGAATCAGGAACCATTCTTGTCACCGGTGCTACGGGTGGTGTCGCAAGTGTTTCGATCGAGATCCTTCGGAAACTTGGTTTTAAGATCGCAGCGGTGACTGGCAAGAAAGATCACCATCAATCGCTCATCGATCGTGGTGTCAGCGAAGTGCTCAACCGCAGCGACTTTATTGACGACAGTAAACGACCGCTGCTAAGTGGCAAGTATGCTGGTGCAATCGACACGGTCGGTGGATCGATGTTGGCAACCGTTTTGAAGATGATTTCCTATCGTGGTTGTGTAGCGGCAATGGGCGTGACCGGAGGCGCGGAACTCAACACGACCGTTCATCCGTTTATTCTTCGTGGGATTACGCTGGCCGGAATTGATTCAGCGATGTGCCCGATGCCAAAACGAAAAATCGTGTGGGAAAAACTATCGGGCGATTGGAAACTCGATGGCCTTGAATCGCTAGCCACGCTAGCATCATTGGACCAGATGCCTGCATGGGTTGAGCGAATTCTAGCAGGCGGTGTCTCGGGCCGTATCGTCGTCGAAATATAG
- the lepA gene encoding translation elongation factor 4 → MKPIRNFCIIAHIDHGKSTLADRLIQACGGVSLREFHDQMLDSMDIERERGITIKSNTITLDYTAPDGQEYLLNLIDTPGHVDFSHEVRRSLMACEGALIVIDASQGVEAQTVANLYLALEYDLALLPVINKIDLPAADVDRVREEIDEDLGLDPFVAIPVSAKTGVGIEDVLAGIVKHLPPPQGDPNAPLKALVFDAHFDKYRGVILQCRVMEGTLKTGQTIHFMHAEKDYKIDELGYNQFKLKPKKQLSVGEVGYIVAGVKSVQDIEIGDTITLVDRPASEPIPGYQPAKQVVFSSVYPMSTDEYGDLTKALDKLAINDAALTYEKDSSAALGFGFRCGFLGLLHLDVIQERLQREFDLGLVISAPSVKYKLNLKDGSTIEVDNPTYWPDPTNIDSASEPYIKASILTPEEYVGPVMELCREHRSENPTMNYLSAGRVEVSSEMPLGEVLFDFYGKLKMITRGYGSFDYEPIEYRKTDVVKVDILVNKEPVDALSYLVHREKSRARALHYCEQLAEAIPRHQFKIPIQGAIGGTIIARATIQPFRKDVTAKLYGGDVTRKNKLLDKQKKGKAKMKQFGTVNIPQKAFISVLRADKD, encoded by the coding sequence ATGAAACCGATTCGCAACTTTTGCATTATCGCCCATATCGACCACGGAAAGTCAACATTGGCTGATCGTTTAATCCAGGCTTGTGGTGGTGTTTCGCTGCGAGAGTTCCATGACCAGATGCTCGATTCGATGGATATCGAACGAGAACGGGGGATCACCATCAAGAGCAATACGATCACGCTTGACTACACCGCACCGGATGGTCAAGAATACTTGTTGAACCTGATCGACACTCCTGGCCACGTCGACTTTTCGCATGAAGTTCGCCGCTCGTTGATGGCTTGCGAAGGTGCTTTGATCGTCATCGATGCCTCGCAAGGTGTCGAAGCACAAACGGTGGCAAATCTGTATCTGGCGTTAGAGTACGACTTGGCGTTGTTGCCAGTCATTAACAAGATTGACCTACCAGCGGCTGACGTTGACCGGGTTCGCGAGGAGATTGATGAGGACTTGGGACTTGACCCCTTTGTCGCCATTCCCGTCTCTGCAAAAACAGGTGTCGGTATCGAGGATGTGCTCGCCGGCATTGTCAAACATCTTCCGCCCCCGCAAGGCGACCCAAATGCTCCGCTAAAGGCATTGGTTTTCGATGCGCATTTCGACAAATACCGAGGCGTTATTTTGCAGTGCCGGGTAATGGAAGGAACGCTCAAGACAGGGCAAACGATTCACTTCATGCACGCCGAAAAAGACTACAAGATCGATGAGCTTGGCTACAACCAATTCAAATTGAAACCGAAAAAACAGCTTAGCGTCGGCGAGGTGGGCTATATCGTAGCGGGTGTAAAGAGTGTTCAAGATATCGAAATCGGTGATACGATTACGCTCGTCGATCGCCCCGCTTCGGAGCCGATCCCTGGCTATCAACCCGCCAAACAGGTCGTTTTTTCCTCGGTCTATCCGATGAGCACCGACGAGTACGGCGACCTAACCAAAGCACTCGACAAGTTGGCGATCAACGATGCTGCATTGACCTACGAGAAAGACAGTTCGGCGGCACTCGGGTTCGGGTTTCGCTGTGGCTTTTTAGGACTACTCCATTTGGATGTCATTCAAGAACGCTTGCAGCGAGAGTTCGATTTGGGGTTGGTCATCTCAGCTCCTTCGGTCAAGTACAAGCTCAACTTAAAAGATGGCTCAACAATCGAAGTGGACAACCCTACCTATTGGCCGGATCCGACGAATATTGATTCCGCGAGTGAGCCCTACATTAAGGCTTCGATCTTGACTCCCGAAGAATATGTCGGTCCCGTGATGGAACTCTGTCGGGAACATCGTTCGGAGAATCCGACGATGAACTACTTGTCTGCCGGACGAGTGGAAGTCAGCAGTGAGATGCCACTCGGTGAAGTCCTCTTTGATTTTTATGGCAAACTAAAAATGATCACTCGCGGCTACGGATCGTTTGACTATGAGCCAATTGAATACCGCAAAACCGATGTGGTGAAGGTCGATATTTTGGTCAATAAAGAACCGGTCGACGCGTTGTCGTACCTCGTCCACCGCGAGAAATCACGAGCGCGTGCTTTGCACTATTGTGAACAACTTGCCGAAGCGATTCCGCGTCACCAGTTCAAAATCCCAATCCAAGGCGCAATTGGTGGCACGATCATTGCGCGAGCAACCATTCAACCGTTCCGAAAAGATGTCACCGCAAAGCTTTACGGTGGCGATGTGACGCGAAAGAACAAGTTGCTTGATAAACAGAAAAAGGGCAAGGCCAAGATGAAACAATTTGGAACGGTCAACATCCCTCAAAAGGCCTTCATCTCCGTGCTGCGGGCCGATAAGGATTGA
- the msrA gene encoding peptide-methionine (S)-S-oxide reductase MsrA produces MSQRAVLAGGCFWGMQDLIRKMPGIESTRVGYTGGEIPNATYRNHGNHAEGIEILFDPEIISYRELLEFFFQIHDPTTPNRQGNDRGASYRSAIYYVDEQQRQIAIDTIADVNASGIWPGEVVTEVEPVGDFWEAEPEHQDYLERIPNGYTCHFVRPNWVLPRRSARRW; encoded by the coding sequence ATGTCACAAAGAGCTGTATTAGCAGGCGGATGTTTTTGGGGAATGCAAGATTTGATTCGAAAAATGCCTGGAATCGAGAGCACTCGCGTTGGCTACACGGGGGGCGAAATTCCCAACGCAACCTATCGCAACCATGGAAATCATGCCGAAGGCATTGAGATCCTCTTCGATCCTGAGATCATTTCCTATCGAGAATTACTGGAGTTTTTCTTTCAAATCCACGATCCCACCACTCCAAATCGTCAAGGCAACGACCGCGGGGCATCCTATCGTTCCGCAATTTATTACGTGGATGAACAGCAGAGGCAAATTGCGATCGATACGATTGCGGATGTGAACGCGTCTGGGATTTGGCCGGGGGAAGTGGTCACCGAAGTCGAACCGGTCGGCGATTTCTGGGAAGCGGAACCCGAACACCAAGACTATTTAGAACGAATTCCAAATGGGTACACGTGTCACTTTGTGCGGCCCAATTGGGTTTTGCCAAGACGGTCTGCTAGACGTTGGTAA
- a CDS encoding ferredoxin--NADP reductase, translating to MSEIVETVPFDAKRIGELKNKYYNATVVHRIDTHPDLARFRIRPDKPFPPFEPGQFVSLGIGNWENRVEDTQEEALTEKDWAKCIQRAYSISCPMLDEHGNLATVNDVDYLEFYVTLVRHADPGQPPPVVTPRLFGCGIGDRLMIGKKIVGHYTIGSINPDDTILMLSTGTGEAPHNAMAAHLLSNNHRGRIVNATSVRNRIDLAYTAEHARLMDQYSQYCYLPFSTRDPENIDANHPGYVGKQYLQELFVSGKLAEMADDPLDPKNTHVFLCGNPAMIGYVPPGAEPPSATGMLPLLKEAGFKDDHDYEGPGSIRFEKYW from the coding sequence TTGAGTGAGATTGTTGAAACGGTACCGTTTGATGCTAAACGAATCGGCGAATTAAAAAACAAATACTACAACGCGACGGTTGTTCACCGCATCGATACCCATCCCGATCTCGCTCGATTCCGAATCCGGCCTGACAAGCCGTTTCCGCCCTTCGAGCCAGGCCAATTCGTCTCCTTGGGGATCGGGAATTGGGAAAATCGCGTCGAAGATACGCAAGAGGAAGCGTTAACCGAAAAGGATTGGGCCAAGTGTATTCAGCGGGCCTATTCGATCTCTTGCCCAATGCTCGATGAGCACGGCAATCTCGCGACCGTCAATGACGTCGACTACTTGGAATTCTACGTCACGCTTGTCCGGCACGCCGATCCCGGCCAGCCGCCTCCGGTCGTGACGCCCCGGTTGTTTGGCTGTGGCATTGGCGACCGCTTGATGATTGGCAAAAAAATCGTCGGTCACTACACGATCGGCAGCATTAACCCCGATGATACGATTCTAATGCTCAGCACTGGAACGGGCGAAGCGCCGCATAACGCAATGGCTGCTCATTTGTTGTCCAACAACCACCGCGGGCGGATTGTCAATGCGACATCGGTTCGCAATCGTATCGACTTGGCCTATACCGCAGAGCACGCGAGGTTGATGGACCAGTATTCCCAATATTGTTACCTACCGTTCTCAACACGTGATCCCGAGAACATCGACGCCAACCATCCTGGCTATGTTGGCAAGCAATATTTGCAAGAGCTTTTTGTCTCAGGCAAGTTGGCCGAAATGGCGGACGATCCACTCGATCCAAAGAACACGCATGTCTTTCTATGTGGCAATCCTGCGATGATCGGCTACGTGCCGCCGGGAGCGGAGCCACCCTCGGCAACTGGCATGCTACCCCTGTTAAAAGAAGCTGGATTCAAAGACGATCACGATTATGAGGGGCCCGGTTCGATTCGTTTTGAAAAGTATTGGTGA
- a CDS encoding glucose-1-phosphate adenylyltransferase gives MNLNKTIALILGGGRGTRLFPLTKIRAKPAVPLAAKYRLIDIPISNCINSNLNRVYVLTQFLSESLHRHLRQTYHFDHFSGGFVELLAAQQTVEEGTDWYQGTADAVRKNLVHLEEDWIEHVLILSGDQLYRMDFREMMQTHIDSGADATIAGIPVSRKDASALGIMQVDNEGQVRGFVEKPQTDEELATVRMDPAWIDAHGIPSHGRDCLASMGLYIFNKDVMVDLLKNTEHEDYGKGIFPEAIKSHKVQLHLFDGYWEDIGTIRAFYEANLGLAGKNPPFDLRNKDAPIYSRPRYLPPTLMGKTTIHNSLIADGCKIGDNVTIENSVIGLRTVIGDNVTIKDSVVMGADEIEKDLSLLPPGMLPTGIGSNSYISGAILDKNCRIGENVRITNEADQDHQGEDTPLQIRDGISIVIKNAQIENGFKA, from the coding sequence ATGAATCTTAACAAAACTATCGCACTTATTCTTGGCGGCGGGCGAGGAACTCGATTATTTCCGCTGACCAAAATTCGTGCCAAGCCTGCTGTGCCTCTGGCCGCAAAGTATCGTTTGATCGATATCCCCATCAGTAATTGCATCAACAGCAATCTGAACCGCGTGTACGTGCTGACTCAGTTTCTTTCCGAAAGCCTGCACCGACACCTTCGGCAAACCTATCACTTCGATCATTTTAGTGGCGGTTTTGTCGAGTTGCTGGCGGCGCAGCAAACGGTCGAAGAGGGAACCGATTGGTATCAGGGCACCGCCGATGCCGTTCGCAAAAACTTGGTCCACCTCGAAGAGGATTGGATCGAGCATGTATTGATTCTATCGGGTGACCAATTGTACCGAATGGACTTCCGCGAAATGATGCAAACCCACATCGATTCGGGGGCGGACGCTACGATTGCCGGGATCCCCGTTTCGCGAAAAGATGCCTCCGCCTTGGGCATCATGCAAGTTGACAATGAAGGCCAAGTTCGCGGCTTTGTCGAAAAACCACAAACCGATGAAGAATTGGCGACCGTTCGCATGGACCCCGCTTGGATCGATGCGCATGGTATTCCCAGCCACGGTCGAGATTGCTTGGCAAGCATGGGACTCTACATTTTCAATAAAGACGTGATGGTCGATCTGCTCAAGAACACCGAGCATGAGGATTACGGAAAAGGCATTTTTCCCGAAGCGATCAAGTCGCACAAAGTGCAATTGCACCTGTTCGATGGTTACTGGGAAGACATTGGAACGATCCGTGCGTTTTACGAAGCGAACCTTGGATTGGCAGGCAAAAACCCACCGTTTGATCTTCGCAACAAAGATGCTCCGATCTACAGTCGACCACGCTACCTGCCTCCGACCTTGATGGGCAAAACAACGATCCACAACAGCTTGATTGCGGATGGATGTAAGATCGGTGACAACGTCACGATTGAGAATAGTGTAATCGGGCTGCGGACGGTGATCGGTGATAACGTCACGATCAAGGATTCCGTCGTGATGGGAGCCGATGAAATCGAAAAGGATCTCAGTTTGCTACCCCCCGGTATGCTGCCAACCGGGATCGGCAGCAATAGTTACATCAGCGGTGCGATCTTGGACAAGAATTGTCGGATCGGCGAAAACGTTCGCATCACCAACGAAGCGGACCAAGACCATCAAGGCGAAGACACTCCGCTACAGATTCGTGATGGCATTTCGATCGTGATCAAGAATGCCCAAATCGAAAATGGGTTTAAGGCGTAG
- a CDS encoding acyl-CoA desaturase, whose translation MASVIQPPTKQNRPKKSKRFASKTAGKASKFEKPTSRDTIRAGVENASDAPSAAKQTNTNANAADRRRWNNLSPWAIGWLTVAHLVVLSVPFTFSYTFSWAGIATMFFLHWVTGSLGICLGYHRLLTHTGMKTYPWVRYTFATIGTLAGEGSPLDWVADHRKHHAHSDQEGDPHSPHDGGWWSHVFWLAFHTHNGNRAAYLKRWVPDLYKQRGMRILDVMFLPLHILTGFILFGIGYALEGVQLGTSLVVWGMFVRLVLVLHATWMVNSASHIWGYKNYETSDDSRNNWLVAIVAYGEGWHNNHHAYPRMAKHGHKWWEFDITWQAIRLLRATGLVWDVVDYRTASEKNGKQEKPATP comes from the coding sequence ATGGCTTCGGTCATTCAGCCACCTACAAAACAAAATCGTCCTAAGAAATCCAAGCGATTTGCTAGCAAGACTGCCGGCAAGGCTTCGAAATTTGAAAAGCCAACAAGTCGTGACACGATCCGTGCTGGAGTGGAGAATGCCAGCGATGCCCCATCGGCTGCGAAGCAAACGAACACCAATGCAAATGCTGCCGACCGCCGCCGCTGGAACAATTTGAGTCCTTGGGCAATCGGCTGGTTGACCGTCGCTCATTTGGTCGTCTTGAGTGTTCCGTTCACGTTTTCTTACACCTTTTCGTGGGCAGGTATCGCGACCATGTTCTTTTTGCACTGGGTCACCGGCAGCTTGGGGATCTGCTTGGGCTACCACCGGTTGCTAACGCATACGGGGATGAAAACGTATCCCTGGGTGCGTTACACGTTTGCCACCATTGGAACGTTGGCGGGCGAAGGGTCACCGCTCGATTGGGTTGCGGACCACCGTAAACATCATGCGCATAGCGACCAAGAAGGTGACCCGCATTCGCCGCATGATGGCGGATGGTGGTCGCACGTCTTTTGGCTCGCCTTCCATACCCATAACGGCAACCGAGCAGCGTACCTGAAACGATGGGTCCCCGATTTGTATAAGCAACGCGGAATGCGAATTTTGGACGTCATGTTTTTGCCGCTACACATTCTCACAGGTTTTATCCTGTTCGGAATCGGCTATGCCTTGGAGGGCGTCCAACTCGGTACATCGCTTGTCGTTTGGGGGATGTTCGTACGACTTGTGTTAGTCCTTCATGCAACTTGGATGGTCAATAGCGCATCGCACATTTGGGGCTACAAGAATTATGAGACGAGCGACGACAGCCGGAACAATTGGTTGGTCGCGATCGTTGCTTATGGCGAAGGTTGGCACAACAACCACCACGCTTACCCGAGAATGGCCAAACATGGTCATAAGTGGTGGGAATTCGACATCACGTGGCAAGCGATCCGGCTACTAAGAGCAACCGGATTGGTTTGGGATGTGGTCGACTACCGAACTGCCAGCGAGAAGAATGGGAAGCAGGAGAAACCCGCTACGCCTTAA
- a CDS encoding AAA family ATPase: MRNLVPTTPPPPARNRTPTETSAAAVGELAKRVIGNVELAIVGKRKQLVLSLVAWLSGGHLLLEDVPGVAKTMLARALARSLGCHFKRVQCTPDLLPSDVTGTSIFNQKTSEFEFRAGPVFTQILLADEINRATPRTQASLLEAMAESCVTVDGTTHSLAKPFLVIATQNPVDHEGTFPLPEAQLDRFMMRFTLGYPSMQEELRMLELLKDVHPIDQLQAVAKAEEFVMAQSEIRKVHVDPRVREYLLQIVHQTRMHNDLTLGGSPRATIALFRCSQAMAAIRGRAFVLPDDVKRIVAPVMNHRLIVRPESRLRKVTAENVLEEIVSDIAVPTIDAS; this comes from the coding sequence ATCAGGAATCTTGTGCCAACCACTCCACCACCTCCGGCTAGAAACCGTACCCCAACCGAGACCTCAGCCGCCGCGGTGGGGGAATTGGCAAAACGAGTGATCGGCAATGTCGAATTGGCGATCGTCGGCAAACGTAAGCAGTTGGTGTTGTCATTGGTGGCCTGGCTTAGCGGTGGCCATCTTCTGCTCGAAGATGTTCCTGGCGTCGCAAAAACGATGCTCGCCCGCGCTCTGGCTCGAAGCTTGGGATGCCATTTCAAGCGAGTGCAATGCACGCCTGATCTGTTGCCAAGTGATGTCACAGGCACTTCGATTTTCAATCAGAAGACGAGCGAGTTCGAATTCCGAGCGGGGCCCGTCTTTACTCAAATCCTGTTGGCCGACGAAATCAATCGAGCCACGCCACGAACGCAGGCGTCGCTTTTAGAAGCGATGGCCGAATCTTGCGTCACGGTCGATGGGACGACGCATTCGTTGGCCAAACCGTTCCTGGTCATCGCCACTCAAAATCCCGTCGACCATGAGGGAACGTTCCCGCTTCCCGAAGCCCAGTTGGACCGATTTATGATGCGGTTCACTCTTGGCTATCCGTCGATGCAAGAGGAACTTCGGATGTTGGAATTGCTCAAGGATGTCCATCCGATCGACCAGCTTCAAGCGGTTGCCAAAGCCGAAGAATTTGTGATGGCCCAATCCGAGATTCGCAAGGTCCACGTCGACCCGAGAGTGCGAGAGTACTTGTTGCAAATTGTTCATCAAACCCGTATGCACAACGACTTAACGCTCGGTGGTAGTCCTCGGGCAACGATCGCATTGTTTCGTTGTTCGCAAGCAATGGCGGCGATACGTGGGCGAGCCTTTGTCTTGCCAGACGACGTGAAACGAATTGTGGCTCCGGTGATGAACCACCGTTTGATCGTGCGTCCGGAAAGTCGGTTGCGAAAGGTAACCGCCGAGAACGTGCTCGAAGAAATCGTCAGCGACATAGCGGTGCCAACCATTGACGCATCCTAA
- a CDS encoding DUF58 domain-containing protein produces MTHPKPTIETSSERFSKFTLVASISALLLLGMLFGASLWLLVGMATALLVFANYYLAILWTRSVVATRRGGDCELKIGSTVCIEIKLSNRSRLPVLWVLVEDLLPRRALMFNPPALGVDGTRIQVMFLWGNQTKHLKYEMQLNRRGYFQIGPTVLETGDLMGLYRRYRVGTDPQYITVLPNIIPLAAYEIGSRRPIGEIKMRANVMDDPTRLRGIRRWQPGDPMRSVHWAATARTGTLHSKIYEPSSIAGATLILDLHTTSNPQQHEPVRSDLAITAAASIAHALHDLGEPCGLATNGRDAADRIRSEGWVGDYRVRGQASEATSMLEKSDRLRPIVKMASRDTANLREIVSTLARLERSDGLTLSELLIESESRLSSETTMLILLQQCAPESLAAILGLSRRGWAVAVMINTYDINDYSAIAGPLIAARIPTFYLSSAESIAEVCRQSILR; encoded by the coding sequence TTGACGCATCCTAAACCAACCATCGAGACTTCATCGGAACGGTTCTCTAAGTTCACGCTCGTCGCCAGCATTTCAGCATTGCTTCTGTTGGGAATGTTGTTCGGCGCTTCGCTTTGGTTGCTGGTCGGAATGGCAACGGCGCTGCTCGTGTTTGCCAATTACTACCTGGCGATCCTGTGGACACGGTCGGTCGTTGCGACACGTCGCGGTGGTGATTGCGAACTCAAGATCGGATCGACTGTATGCATTGAAATCAAACTCAGCAATCGCAGCCGGCTACCGGTGCTATGGGTATTGGTAGAAGATCTATTGCCACGGCGGGCTTTGATGTTCAATCCGCCAGCGCTTGGCGTTGACGGCACTCGAATTCAAGTGATGTTCTTATGGGGGAACCAAACAAAGCACTTGAAGTATGAAATGCAGCTCAATCGTCGTGGCTACTTTCAAATTGGGCCGACGGTTTTAGAAACGGGTGATTTGATGGGTTTGTATCGCCGCTACCGGGTTGGTACCGATCCTCAATACATCACCGTGCTGCCAAACATCATCCCATTGGCTGCTTATGAAATAGGATCGCGCCGACCGATTGGCGAGATAAAGATGCGGGCGAATGTGATGGACGATCCGACCCGACTTCGTGGCATCCGACGTTGGCAACCAGGCGATCCGATGCGCAGCGTTCATTGGGCAGCTACGGCACGAACGGGCACGCTGCATAGCAAAATCTATGAGCCATCCTCAATCGCGGGAGCGACGTTGATCCTGGACCTCCACACGACCAGCAATCCGCAGCAGCATGAGCCGGTCCGCAGCGACTTGGCCATCACAGCAGCAGCTTCGATTGCACACGCATTGCACGACCTGGGTGAACCGTGTGGGTTAGCCACCAACGGGCGAGACGCAGCGGACCGAATTCGCAGCGAAGGTTGGGTAGGCGATTACCGCGTTCGAGGGCAAGCGAGCGAAGCGACGTCGATGCTGGAAAAGAGTGACCGGCTGAGGCCTATCGTCAAGATGGCATCACGAGACACCGCAAACCTGCGTGAAATCGTTTCGACACTTGCTCGTCTCGAACGCAGCGATGGACTCACTCTGTCAGAATTGCTCATCGAATCCGAATCAAGGTTGTCGAGCGAAACCACCATGTTGATACTGCTTCAGCAGTGTGCTCCTGAATCACTTGCAGCGATTCTAGGTTTATCGCGTCGTGGTTGGGCGGTTGCGGTCATGATCAACACGTATGATATCAATGATTACTCCGCAATCGCGGGCCCACTTATCGCGGCTCGCATCCCGACGTTTTATTTATCGTCCGCCGAATCGATTGCCGAAGTATGCCGGCAATCGATATTACGTTAG